The following nucleotide sequence is from Microbulbifer sp. A4B17.
TGCCTTGCCAGCAATAAAGTAGACACCATTGTTGGAATCGCCATTACCGCATACATCCCGATGATGATGCTGTTTACCGCACTTAAAGAAGCCACCGCACCCAATATAATCAGCACCATGTAGAGTCCGGTATAAAGACCCTGCCAGCGGCCACCGAAAAGAAAAACATAGCACTTCATACCGTAATACCAGCAGGTAACGATAGTGCTGAAAGCCAGCGGAAGGACCATTAGCAGTAGCAAAATTGGGCCGAACTGCCCAAACACCTGAGAAAATGCCTGTGCAGTCAGGGTGACGCCAGCAATATCCCCTTCCTGCTGCCAAGCGCCAGTCAGTAGTATCACCAGGGCAGTACAAGTGCAGATAACCAGTGTGTCTACAATGGGGCCCAGCATGGCAACCACGCCTTCTCGAACGGGCTCACGGGTTTTAGCTGCACCATGGGCCAAAGACTCTGTGCCTATACCCGCTTCATTAGAAAATGCGCCCCGGCTCACCCCTACTGTGATGACCGAACCCAGAGTACCTCCAGCAATAGCTTGACCGCTGAAAGCGTCCGAGAAAATTAACGCAAATGCTGCCGGTACCTGCTCCCAGAAGCTGGCAATTACCACAAGGGTCATGCCCAGATAAAATAGCACCATGCCCGGCACTACTCTTGCGGAGAATTTACCGATACGCTGGATACGACCGGCTATAACATAGGCCGATGCAACAGCAATTAATAAGCCAATAACAAAATCAAAAGTGAATGAACCTCCGGGCGCTACCCAACCCAAGGGCTCAGCAAAAGACTCCCGCAGTAGCTGCGTGGTTTGATTGGACTGAAACACCGGCAACATACCGCAGAGTCCCGCCACGGCAAACAGTACTGCGAGCGGCATCCAGCGTCGGCCCAACCCCTCGCGAATAACATACATGGGGCCACCTTGCAGTTCCCCGGAGGCATCGCGACCGCGAAACATCACCGCCAGCGTCGCTGTATAAAACTTGGTAGCCACCCCCACCAGGGCGGTTACCCACATCCAGAAAATCGCCCCAGGTCCACCAATCGTAATTGCGATGGCAACCCCGGAAATATTGCCCAACCCCAGGGTTCCCGACAGTGCTGTGGATAGCGCTTGGCTGTGATTCACTTGGCCAGGGTCATTGGGGTCATCATATCGGCCACTTAAAAGCCCAATACTGTGCCCAAGATGGCGGTAGGGACGGCCACGAGAATAGATTAATAGCGCGAGGCCGCCACCAACGAGTAGCACTAATAAGGGGGGGCCCCAGACAAAACTGGCAAAAGCCTCTAATGCCTGATCAATAGCAGGGAATATCGACATAATTTAATTCATTTCCGGTGAGATCCGCCCAGTCTAGGTACGCTCACACCAGACTGTCAAAAAGCCGCCATAAAACTCTGCAGCCCCATAAATGCGAAAACTTTGCGAGAACCTGGAATCCCGGCAATAAAAAAGCCCCTAACAGGGGCTTTTCTAACGATCTTTTACAACTTTTTATCAAGCTGTAGTAGTTGCCTTTAATGCGGGCTCAGGTTCTGAACTCTCCCTCACCAGCGCTACCGATATAGCGCCAAGCAACATACACACCCCCGCCAAAACAATGATGTAAATTGCCTGGTTTTCGAAAACTGTTTTCAATATCAAGCCAGCTACCAGGGCGGAAACAATCTGCGGTGCGGCGATAGTGAAATTAAAAATCCCCATATAAACACCGGTCTTATCCGCCGGCAGCGAGTCGGAGAGGATCGCATAGGGCATCGCCAGAATAGCGGCCCAGGCAATGCCCACACCCACCATCGGTAACAATAATCCCAGGGCTCCACTGGGTACGGAAACTTCGGTAATCAACAGATTCACCTGTGTGGGATCGCCCCCCTGGAAGAACAGGAAGCTGATGTAGCCCAAACCGCCCAGTGCCAACGATAGGGAATAAGTCAGCTTACGACCCAACACCTGAGACAAACGGGCCAGGACAATAGAGAAGATCGCTGCGAACAGAGAGTAAGCAGCAAAAATAATTCCTACCCAGTCACCGGCAGCACCCTTGGCGGCAGCGATATGTGCGGGAATTTCTTTGACGCTTTCCAGGTAAGCTGGATCAAACCACTTGGCCTCCACTCCCCAAACGTGTTGAGTGATCGCAGGCGTGGTGTAAACCCACATAATAAACAAGGCAAACCAGGAGAAGAATTGCACCAGGGCCAGCTGGCGCATAGTGCGCGGCATTTTAATTAGCAGCTGGAAAAAACCGATCAAGCGCTTTGCCAGTGGGGCTTTTTGCTGTCTCTCCCGCTCAAGTTGCGCAGAGTCGAGACCTTTATAGGCATTGTACTGCTCCGGCGGATACTCTTTGGTGCGCAGCACAGTCCACAACACACTACCCAGCAGCACTGTGGCGCCGATATAGAAAGCCCATATAACGGAGGGCGCCACCTCTCCCGCACGGGCAGTATTTTCCAGACCAATCACATTAGTCAGGATGAATGGCAACATGGAGCCGAAGATGGCACCAATGTTTATCAGCAAAGACTGTATCGAGTAACCCAGGGTGCGCTGCTCTGATGGCACCATGTCGGATACCAGGGCGCGGAAAGGCTGCATGGTCACGTTAAAGGCCGCGTCCATCAGGGCCAACATAACGCCGCCAAAGATAATGGGTGCCACTATCGCCACCACAATCCCGGCATTGGGCATAAACGCCATCCCCAGGGCTGCGGCGATGGCACCAAAAAGGATAAAGGGGTTGCGGCGACCGAAGCGACTCCAGGTCCGGTCCGAAGCTGAACCCACGATCGGCTGTACGATCAGTCCCATTAGCGGCGCCACTATCCAGAATAGAGACAGGGAGTGAAGGTCCGCCCCCAGATCAGACAAGATTCTACTGGCATTGGCATTTTGCAGAGAAAAGCCAAATTGCACCCCGAGAAAACCGAGACTGACATTCCACACCTGCCAAAAGGGCAAGCGCGGTTGCTGGGCTTGCGGCGCAACGGCGCTGCTTGCTGATTGGGTCATAGAGGTCACCGCATCACTAGTTATGCTTATCCTGCCATTCTCACACGCACTCCCGGAGCATCCATCCTCCCCCATAGGGGAGGATGCGGGCCAGATCCTTCGCTTTAGGATAAACTCAGGCCCATGCGTATACGCCGGGCCAACACGAAACTGTGAATCCTAATCAAGCAACTGAAGTCCCGCGCGATGATCCTAAAACTCCCACTCCTGCGCCTGGTGTGTCTCGCAGCTACACTCTGCCTGAGCGCTCAATCCCTGGCCGCTGAACAGCGCAACTACCGCGATCACACCATGAGCGAAGACTCACTAACTGTACAGACGAGTGAGGGCGAGGTCACCCTCACCCCGGTTGGTCCGTCAGCGCTATCGGTGCACTATCGCCGCGAAGGCCTGAAGCAGTTGCCCTCATTTGCGTTGGCCAGCGATTCTGCCGGCCGACCCGAGGCTACGCTGAAGCAAAAAGGGGACAAGCTCGTTTACCGCACTGGCTCGCTTACTGCAGTCATCCACAAGTCTCCCTTCCGAATCGAGTACTTGCGCGGTAGCGAACAAATCCTGAGTGAAGAGAGTGGTTTCTTTGCCACCGAGACGATGCGCGGATTCCGTTTCGCACTGTCGCCAGAGGAAAAACTGCTGGGTGGCGGAGAGCGGGTTATGGGGATGGACCGTCGCGGTCAACGCCTGCCCCTGTATAACCGTGCCCATTACGGATACACCACCGAATCCAACCAGATGTATTTTTCCCTGCCAGCAGTACTGTCCAGTAACAAATACATTCTGCTGTTCGACAACTCTGCCACCGGCACCCTGGATCTGGGCGCAAACGAAGAAGATATCCTGCAATTTGAAGCCGTAGCCGGGCGCACCGCTTACATCGTGGTAGCCGGTGAGACTTATCCACAGTTGCTGGAAAATTATGTATCCACAACTGGCAAACAGCCCCTGCCACCCCGTTGGGCCCTGGGTAACTTCGCCTCGCGCTTTGGCTATCACAGCGAAGCTGAAGTCCGCGCAACCGTGGATAAGTTTGCCGAAGAAGATTTCCCCCTGGACGCCCTGGTGTTGGACCTCTACTGGTTTGGCCCGGATATCAAAGGCCATATGGGCAACCTGGCTTGGGACAAGGAAGCCTTTCCCGAACCAGAAAAGATGATGGCCGACCTTAAAAAACGCGGCATCAATACCATCCTGGTGACCGAACCTTTTGTCCTCTCCACCTCCGAGCGCTGGCAGGAAGCCGTGGCGAATAATGCCCTGGCCAAAAACCTGGCCGGAGAGCCCAAGCGTTTTGATTTCTATTTCGGCAATACCGGCCTGATCGATATCTTCTCCGAAGATGGCCGCGACTGGTTCTGGAATATTTACGACGGGTTATTGGAACAGGGCGTAGCCGGCTGGTGGGGCGACCTGGGTGAACCGGAAGTTCACCCCTCCGATACCGTTCACGCAATCGGTATGGCCGATGAGATCCACAACGCCTTCGGCCACGCCTGGGCGCAATTACTGCACGAACGCCAAACGGCAAAGCACCCTGAGCGCCGCCCCTTTATTATGATGCGCGCCGGTTTTGCCGGCTCCCAGCGCTACGGAATGATCCCCTGGACCGGCGACGTCGCTCGGGAATGGGGTGGCTTACAGCCCCAGGTGGAATTGGCTCTGAGTATGGGCTTGCTGGGCTTTGGCTACACCCATTCAGACCTGGGAGGCTTTGCCGGCGGCGAGAAATTTGACCGCGAACTCTATATCCGCTGGTTACAGTACGGCGTATTCCAACCGGTTTACCGCCCTCATGCCCAGGAGCATATTGCTTCTGAACCGGTTTTCCACGATCGCCGCACCCGCGATATCCTGCGCGAGTATGTAAAACTGCGCTATCGCCTGCTGCCCTACAACTACACCCTCGCCTTCGAAAACAGCCAGACCGGCATGCCACTGATGCGCCCGCTGTTTTTCGAAAACGAAAGTGACCTATCTCTCCTGGACTACAAGGATGCCTACCTTTGGGGGCAGGACTTCCTCGTTGCCCCGGTCGTGGAAGAAGATGTGGATGAGGTCGCGGTAAAACTGCCCGGCGGCACCTGGTTCGATTACTGGACTGATGAACAATATTCTGGCGATCAGGCCCAGGTAGAAGTGGACCTGAAAACGATTCCTGTACTGGTGCGGGCCGGCGCCATTATTCCCACCATTGACGATGTCCATAGCAGTCGTGATTACTCCAGTAAAAACCTGACCCTGGACTACTACGCGCACCCATCAGCAGTAAAGTCCGAGCGCTATGTTTATGAAGATGATGGCGCTACCGCGCAGGCTTTTGAAAAAGGCAAATACGAGAAGCTGCATTTCTCAGCTGAAAACAAACAACAAGGTTTAGCCTTCGCCTTTAATCTCGAAGGCGACGGTTATACCGGTATGCCGGAATCCCGCACGGTCACTTTAAAGATTCACAACTGGCAACAAGTGCCCGTGCAGCTCGATATTATCGGCGAATCCCTGCCTGTTTTCGACATTGAAAAAGACTTTGCTCAGGCACCCCGTGGGGCCTGGTACAACAAGCGCAAGCAGCAACTGCTGGTTAAATTTGACTGGCACAAAGAACCGCTGAATTTAATGCTCAAAAATCAATAATTCAGCAAACCGCTGTTCACTGACAAAAAAATTTAAAGTCATCAGGAAACAATGAAGAAGTTACATTCCCTGTTTATTGCCAAACTCATTTCGGCTTCCCTACTAGGTGCTGCTCTATTCGGCACTGCCGGCTGCAGCCAGGAAAGCAGCCCGGAAGAAATACAGCCCGCTGAAAAAGTTGCGGAGAAAAAAGCCGTTATCTACCAAGTGCTACCGCGCTTATTTGGCAACACTAACCGCACCAACAAACCCTGGGGCACACTCGAAGAGAATGGTGTAGGTAAGTTCGCTGACTTTACCCCAAAAGCACTGAATGAAATCCACGCGCTGGGCGCCACCCATATCTGGTACACCGGCGCCCTGCACCACGCGCTCGTTGGCGACTATACGGAATACGGTATCAGTAACGATGATCCAGATGTGGTCAAAGGCCGCGCCGGCTCTCCCTATGCCATCAAGGATTACTACAGCGTAAACCCGGACCTGGCCAATAACCCAGCAGAGCGATTACAGGAGTTCCGCGCACTGGTGGAACGCAGCCACGCGGCCGGTTTGAAAGTGATTATCGACATAGTGCCTAACCATGTAGCCCGCGCCTATCATTCTCTCGATAAACCCCAAGGCGTGCAGGATTTTGGAGCTGGCGACAACACC
It contains:
- a CDS encoding sodium:alanine symporter family protein; protein product: MSIFPAIDQALEAFASFVWGPPLLVLLVGGGLALLIYSRGRPYRHLGHSIGLLSGRYDDPNDPGQVNHSQALSTALSGTLGLGNISGVAIAITIGGPGAIFWMWVTALVGVATKFYTATLAVMFRGRDASGELQGGPMYVIREGLGRRWMPLAVLFAVAGLCGMLPVFQSNQTTQLLRESFAEPLGWVAPGGSFTFDFVIGLLIAVASAYVIAGRIQRIGKFSARVVPGMVLFYLGMTLVVIASFWEQVPAAFALIFSDAFSGQAIAGGTLGSVITVGVSRGAFSNEAGIGTESLAHGAAKTREPVREGVVAMLGPIVDTLVICTCTALVILLTGAWQQEGDIAGVTLTAQAFSQVFGQFGPILLLLMVLPLAFSTIVTCWYYGMKCYVFLFGGRWQGLYTGLYMVLIILGAVASLSAVNSIIIGMYAVMAIPTMVSTLLLARHVNRAAHDYFTRMDLTKRKEAEAS
- a CDS encoding MFS transporter, which translates into the protein MTQSASSAVAPQAQQPRLPFWQVWNVSLGFLGVQFGFSLQNANASRILSDLGADLHSLSLFWIVAPLMGLIVQPIVGSASDRTWSRFGRRNPFILFGAIAAALGMAFMPNAGIVVAIVAPIIFGGVMLALMDAAFNVTMQPFRALVSDMVPSEQRTLGYSIQSLLINIGAIFGSMLPFILTNVIGLENTARAGEVAPSVIWAFYIGATVLLGSVLWTVLRTKEYPPEQYNAYKGLDSAQLERERQQKAPLAKRLIGFFQLLIKMPRTMRQLALVQFFSWFALFIMWVYTTPAITQHVWGVEAKWFDPAYLESVKEIPAHIAAAKGAAGDWVGIIFAAYSLFAAIFSIVLARLSQVLGRKLTYSLSLALGGLGYISFLFFQGGDPTQVNLLITEVSVPSGALGLLLPMVGVGIAWAAILAMPYAILSDSLPADKTGVYMGIFNFTIAAPQIVSALVAGLILKTVFENQAIYIIVLAGVCMLLGAISVALVRESSEPEPALKATTTA
- a CDS encoding TIM-barrel domain-containing protein; the encoded protein is MILKLPLLRLVCLAATLCLSAQSLAAEQRNYRDHTMSEDSLTVQTSEGEVTLTPVGPSALSVHYRREGLKQLPSFALASDSAGRPEATLKQKGDKLVYRTGSLTAVIHKSPFRIEYLRGSEQILSEESGFFATETMRGFRFALSPEEKLLGGGERVMGMDRRGQRLPLYNRAHYGYTTESNQMYFSLPAVLSSNKYILLFDNSATGTLDLGANEEDILQFEAVAGRTAYIVVAGETYPQLLENYVSTTGKQPLPPRWALGNFASRFGYHSEAEVRATVDKFAEEDFPLDALVLDLYWFGPDIKGHMGNLAWDKEAFPEPEKMMADLKKRGINTILVTEPFVLSTSERWQEAVANNALAKNLAGEPKRFDFYFGNTGLIDIFSEDGRDWFWNIYDGLLEQGVAGWWGDLGEPEVHPSDTVHAIGMADEIHNAFGHAWAQLLHERQTAKHPERRPFIMMRAGFAGSQRYGMIPWTGDVAREWGGLQPQVELALSMGLLGFGYTHSDLGGFAGGEKFDRELYIRWLQYGVFQPVYRPHAQEHIASEPVFHDRRTRDILREYVKLRYRLLPYNYTLAFENSQTGMPLMRPLFFENESDLSLLDYKDAYLWGQDFLVAPVVEEDVDEVAVKLPGGTWFDYWTDEQYSGDQAQVEVDLKTIPVLVRAGAIIPTIDDVHSSRDYSSKNLTLDYYAHPSAVKSERYVYEDDGATAQAFEKGKYEKLHFSAENKQQGLAFAFNLEGDGYTGMPESRTVTLKIHNWQQVPVQLDIIGESLPVFDIEKDFAQAPRGAWYNKRKQQLLVKFDWHKEPLNLMLKNQ